Within Streptomyces roseirectus, the genomic segment CCATCGCCCACGACACCTTCACTACCGAAGTCATCGAGCACTATGCCCACCTAGCCAAACTCGAACTCAACCACGAACGAACCCACGTCACCGACACCGAACGCCACCGCTGGCTGACCAGGGCCTGACACCGCGCTGTTCGACAAGCGCTTGGCCCTCGCGACCACCCACGCGAGGGCCTTAGTTATGAAACCCGGTAGCCGCCTAACAAAACCCCTCAGCATGTCCGACGAACGGCTGATTCGACAAGGAGGTCACCGAGAAACCCACACGAAGGAGTGCTATTGCTCGATCTTGCCGACACAGCATGTGATCCTTCGTAGATATTGATCCATCTGAGACGACAGAGGTGTGTATGCCGGACCCAGAGTTCCTGATGGAGAGCGTCACCACTGCACTTACCGCTCTACTGATGAGTGACGCCTACGCATACGTGCGTCCACGGCTGAGCGCACTCTTGGAATCACGCAGAAATTCGAGTCTCCGTATCGAAGATCTTGATTGCCTCCATGGGACAGATCCCGCAATCTTGCAGGGCACCGTGCAAGAACACGTTCAGCGCCTCGCCAACTCGGACGACCGCCTCCTACAGCAGCTCCGAGAGTCCTTGGTATCGCTGGAGACCGGAAGGTCATTCAACATCCACAACAACCAGTTCACCGGACCGACCCAGATGGGCGGTACTCAGATCATCAACATGCACTAGGCGAGACATGCAAAAGAACTTCGAAAACAACAGCGAAGAGGATTCTCAGAACAGAAGGGAACCCACCTCTCAGGATATTCATCACAACCTATTCCAAGCCCCGTCCACATTCGGCGGAATTCAGCAGAACAACTACTTTGCCGGTCAACCCGTCTTGGCAGGCGTCGGCCAAATTACGAGGCCCACTGAATCCTCACTGCCCTCACAAGTTTGGGCAGTGATCATGTCGATCTGGACACTCGCGTGCCCAGTGTTGGCCTGGGGAACTCAATTGGATTCCGACGGGGCGTCTCTCCCAGGACTAACAGTTTTCCTCCATCAATCCACGCCGTACATCTTGCTGCTAGGCTACGTTGCATCCCTTCTCGATGTGGCGATTTACGCCCTATATCAGCACTGGGCCGCGGCGCGGCGAGCGATTAATTTTCCAGTCAAATGGACGATGCGCCTATCTGCCATCGCCCTAGGGATCGCATTTATGGGACTACTCAAATTCCTGAACGGCCTATAGGTCTCGATGCAGGCCACACCGTTGACAGCAATTTATCCGACGGCCTCTATCTCTTGGGAGAGTACGGCGTTCAAAGTTCCTGAGCAGAGGGCGGGATATCTGATTCCAAGGTAGACAGGGAAGTGGAGTACGTCTCGCGGGCATGTGCTACCCCGGTCCCGCGCTGCCGCTCTCGGTTCAGCCTGCTGCCAGTACCATCTGGCTCAGAGCCGGTTCGGTTCTCCAACTCATGGCGAAGACGCTCTTCCCGGTGTACTGCCCCAGAAGCCATCCCTCGGGCCTTGGTCGCCTCACGTCGAAGCCGAACAGCAGCCTGCTCATCCTTCTCCTGAGCACCCTGCACCAGGGTCATAGAGTCACGCTGAAGTACCGCCGCACCCTCCAACACGCCCTCGTGTTCTCCGTCAGGTCCGGCGACAACAGCCCGCTCTCGAAGGCGGTTGTTCAACGCGTTCAGCTCTCCGGTCATCTGTGCCTCGTACGCGTGAACAGTGACGCGTTCAGCCTCGACGAGAACCCGTTCTTGCCCTCGTAGAACGGGACGTCCGAACCGACCAACGGCGGCCAATCGCTGATCAAGCTGGTGCAGTCGCTCACTTGCGTCCTCCTGGGCAGCGGTGTGCTGGGCCACGGCGTCGGTGATCGCGCGGACTTCACGGATCGCCTCCGCCCGGGTGAGGAGGTCGTGACGGTGTCGCTCGAAAGCGAGCACCGCCGGACCGGCCCCGGCTGCGGTTTGTTGTTCAGCGTGGGCGGCCTTGGCCTCCGCGCGGTCCGCTGCCGTTCGGGTGGTGCGGGTGGCGGTCGTGGCCTTGCGGATCGCGTCGCGCAGGGCGTTGTTGCTCAGGTGCGCGTACGGGCGGTTGGCGGTCGGCGCGGGGACCTCCGATGACGGGGACGGCGTTCTGCGGCTGCTCAGGTTCGCGGCCTCCGGCTCGGCATCGTCGTGGGAAGGCTCGGCGGCTCCGGGTGCTCGCGGGACAGGGAGATCGGCGACGGCCTCACGGATGTGCGCGGGAACGGCGGTCGACGGCAGCTCGGTGAGGATCATCCGCTCCTCGGTCCCGGACTCGATCTCGCGGATGAGCCCGGCGACCGCGCGGTCCAACTGCTCCCGCTCGCTCTCCGGTTCCCCCGCGCGGGCGCGGTCGGCGTCGCTCTCATAGACGGACAGCGGGAGGAAGAGGTGGGACTCCTTCTTGTCGCGGGACAGCATCGTGTAGAGCGCGTTCGCCTGCGCGCCGGGGCCGTAGACCAGGGCTTCCTGGACGCTGAGGCCCTGGCTCTTGTGGCCGGTGATGGCGTACCCGAGGCTGAGGCCGCCTTGCGCGATGTAGTCGGTGTCGACCCATTCGGCGTGGTCCCTGTGACCGTCGGGGGTCTTCTCCCGCCACTCGACAAGTACCCGCCGTTCGTCGTCGACGGCGCGGACGATCCCTCGGAAGCCGTTGAGGACGTCCTCGCTCGCGCCGCCCGTGCGCCTGGCCCGGTAGTCGTTGGCGCGCAGGAGGACCTGGTCGCCAATCGACAGGACGAGTTCGCCTCCGCCTGCGAGGGCGTAGGTGTGTTCGGGACCGGTGAGGTCGCCGCTGGCTTTGCGCAGGGCGCGGGCGCCGAGGTTGAGTTCGTCGACGATCTCGTTGGTCGCGGCGAGCATCAGCAACTGCTGGACGGCCGTGTGGTCGTCGTCGTAGGCGATCCGCTTGTCGGCCCAGACGGTGAGCATCGCCGCAAGCGTCTCGTCCTTGTCCGCAAGGGCATGGACGCGGCCGGTCGCGGCGAAGGTGCGCAGGGACTCCATGCGCTTGTCGTCGCGCCAGAGCTGGAGGGCGCGGCGTTCGACGGCGTCCTTCTGGCGGAAGTTCTCGGTGAGGGTGAGGCCGCCGACGAGGTGGTGGACGGCTGCGAAGTGGCCGCCGACGCCGGGTGAGTGGAGCTGTTTGGGGTCGCCGATGCCGACGACCTTCGTGCCGGTCTTCGCGGCGTGTGCGAGGAGTTCGGCGATGTCGCGGTCGTCGCACATGGCGGCTTCGTCGACGACCAGGACGTCCACGCCGGTGAGGCCGGGGCCGTCGGCGCGGATGCCGGTGAGCCAGGAGGCGAGGGTGCGGGAGGTGATGCCGGCTTCGGCCTTGAGGTTGGCGGCGGCGACGGCCGCCGTGCTCGCGCCCGCGACGACGAGTCCCTGTGCCTGCCACGCCTGGCGGGCGGCGTCCATGATGGTCGTCTTGCCCGCGCCCGCGACGCCGATCACGCCGTCGATGCCGTGCCCGGCGGTCAGGAGCCGATCGAGGACGGCGCGCTGTTCGCCGGAGAACGCGAAGCCCTGCTGGGCCTCGACTGCGGACAGGGTCATCTCGACGGTGTCGGTGCTGACCCGGGCGGTCTGTTCGCTGAGGCGGCGGGTCGTCTCGGTGACGATCAGGGTCTCGGCGGCGACGATGTCGGCCGTGGTGTAGCGGGCGGCGTGGGTGTAGTGCTGAGCGCCCTTGGGCTTGAGCTGGACCGCGTAACCGGCGTGCCGGAGTACCGCGTCGGTGAGGTGCTCGGCCTCGTCGGCGGTGCCGATGCCGTGGGGGAGGGCGTCGAGGACGGCCGCGATGGCGGCGGCGTGGGTGAACTCCTTGGAGTGCGCGGTGAGTCCGGTCTTCGGGTCGAAGACGAGCGCGCACAGCTCGTCCAGGTTCGGGTTCGACACCGGTGCGTCGTCGTGGACGGCGGCGGTCGTGATGGCGTCGGGGTCGTCTCCGGCGGCGCGACCCTCGGCCTGCCAGTACGCGCGCAGGACGTCGTCCGCGGCCCCCGCCGCCTCGCCGTTCTTCGCGGCCTTGGAGACGGCGGAGGCGGCGGTGCGTTCGCGCAGGGTGGCGCTGTCGTAGTCGAGTCCGAGGCGGGTGAGGAGTTCGCGGACCTGGCTGTCGCGCTTGCTGAAGAGGCGGATGGTGGGCTCGGGGATCGCGGCGATCTCCCAGGCGCCGGTACGTACTTCGCGGCGGAAACGGATGCCGTAGCGGTCGGCGAGTTCGCGTCGTACGCGGGCATTCATCAGGGCCTGCGTCGCGCGGGCGTGACGGTGCAGGTCACGGCCTCCGGCGGCGACGGTGGACCACTGTCCGTCAGTGCCCTTGACCATGTTGGCCAGGGTGAAGTGCAGGTGGAAGTGGGGATCGCCGTACGGCGCACCGCCGACCGGGCGCGCGGCGCGGTGGATCATCATCCAGCCGGAGAATCCGCTCGTGCCGATCGTGCGGGCCTCTTCGCCATCGCCGTGCCGGCCGCGCATCGCGTACGCCGTCCAGCGCTCCAGCGCGTCCACGGACTCGCGTCCCGCCGCGACGATGACGGATTCGACCTCGTCGGCCATCTCCTGCGGCGCGTAGGCCAGGAACACCGACTGCGACTTCGGGAGGTCCAGGGTGACGTCCGCGCCCCGGTTGCCGACCTCGACCCGGCCTTCCCGCTGGGCCGCCTTGATCTCCTCGGCGTCCCAGACCTCGGCGGGATCGAGGCCCGCGGCCTTGGCCATCGCGACGGCCTCGCGGACCGCCATCGGCAGGTCCCGCAGGCGCCGTCCGGCTTCGGCCTCGGTCTGGAGGTAGCGGCGTTTCATGGACGCGGAGTCGAAGAGGTCGGTGGGCTGCCGGCCCGTTTCGCGGGCCTTGTTCTGTACGGCGTGCAGGAGCGCGCGGGCGTCGAGGCGTCCGCCGGCCTCGGCGAGGAGGGCTTGCTCCAGGTGCTGTTCGCCGTACAGCTCGACGGCGTTGATGCCGGTCGCGTCGGCGAGGGTGATGAGGGTGGAGGCGGGGACCTTGTGGGCTTCGCCGAAGCGGAGGAGCTGGCGTTCCATCCGGCCGAAAGCGTCCTTCTTGCGCTTCGAGTCGAGCAGAGAGGCCGGTGTCACGCCGCGTTCGGCGGCGGTGCGGCGGATCGCGCGGACCAGGGGTGCGGCGGGGAGCTTCGCGGCGGGGGCGACGGCGAGTTTGGGCTCCACCAACGTCCGGCCTGTACGCGGGTCTTCGCCTCGCATCAGGCGGCGGGCCGCCGGGAACTGGTCGGGGGACAGCACGCTGCCGGGGGCGATGTCGAACTCCGTGAGGCCCTTGCCGATCCACACCAACGGGCGTTCGCTCGCGTCGAGGTGGTAGTCGACCTGGCCGTCGGCGGCGGGCGTGGGAAGAACCTCCTCGCCGTACAGCGTGCGGGCGTCGATACCGGCCGCTGCGGCGACTTCGACGGCGTCGAACCCGGCGAACCTCGCGGTCTTCGCGTTGCGTATCTGGGTGCGGGCGCGGAAGAACGCCTTCTTCGCCTCGGTCGCGCCGAGCAGCGCGGCGACGGAGGTTCCGGTCTCCTCGGCCTTGGCCTCGATGACGGCGATGAGCGGAGCGGCGTCGACGGTGGGCGCCTTCCCGCACCCGTGACCTCCGGTCAGGCGGTACTCGACCTGCCCGTCCGACGGACCGATCATCGTCACCCACCCCACCGGCCCGCCCACCTCCCGTTCAAGAACCGACCAGATCCGGTCATCTTGGCCAATTGTATCGTCGCGAAGCGACGATACCTTGGTCCTCTCTTTCCAAAAGGGCTGGTCAGAGTGCCTAAGCAGCACTCTGAAGGCTGGGGCTTTCCGGATGATCGCCATCGAACTGTTACCGCTGACGATGAGAGGCGGCGGCGAGCTAGTTGCCGGTCAGTTGCGTGCTGCTTGCGTGGTCAGCGACGTGCTGTCGCTGACACCGTTGGGGAGATTCCGGAAGTTCAAGGGAGGAACCCATGAAGAAAGCGATCGTGGCGTTGTCCGCCGTCGCCGTGGCGACACTCACGTGGACGACGCCGGCG encodes:
- the mobF gene encoding MobF family relaxase; this encodes MIGPSDGQVEYRLTGGHGCGKAPTVDAAPLIAVIEAKAEETGTSVAALLGATEAKKAFFRARTQIRNAKTARFAGFDAVEVAAAAGIDARTLYGEEVLPTPAADGQVDYHLDASERPLVWIGKGLTEFDIAPGSVLSPDQFPAARRLMRGEDPRTGRTLVEPKLAVAPAAKLPAAPLVRAIRRTAAERGVTPASLLDSKRKKDAFGRMERQLLRFGEAHKVPASTLITLADATGINAVELYGEQHLEQALLAEAGGRLDARALLHAVQNKARETGRQPTDLFDSASMKRRYLQTEAEAGRRLRDLPMAVREAVAMAKAAGLDPAEVWDAEEIKAAQREGRVEVGNRGADVTLDLPKSQSVFLAYAPQEMADEVESVIVAAGRESVDALERWTAYAMRGRHGDGEEARTIGTSGFSGWMMIHRAARPVGGAPYGDPHFHLHFTLANMVKGTDGQWSTVAAGGRDLHRHARATQALMNARVRRELADRYGIRFRREVRTGAWEIAAIPEPTIRLFSKRDSQVRELLTRLGLDYDSATLRERTAASAVSKAAKNGEAAGAADDVLRAYWQAEGRAAGDDPDAITTAAVHDDAPVSNPNLDELCALVFDPKTGLTAHSKEFTHAAAIAAVLDALPHGIGTADEAEHLTDAVLRHAGYAVQLKPKGAQHYTHAARYTTADIVAAETLIVTETTRRLSEQTARVSTDTVEMTLSAVEAQQGFAFSGEQRAVLDRLLTAGHGIDGVIGVAGAGKTTIMDAARQAWQAQGLVVAGASTAAVAAANLKAEAGITSRTLASWLTGIRADGPGLTGVDVLVVDEAAMCDDRDIAELLAHAAKTGTKVVGIGDPKQLHSPGVGGHFAAVHHLVGGLTLTENFRQKDAVERRALQLWRDDKRMESLRTFAATGRVHALADKDETLAAMLTVWADKRIAYDDDHTAVQQLLMLAATNEIVDELNLGARALRKASGDLTGPEHTYALAGGGELVLSIGDQVLLRANDYRARRTGGASEDVLNGFRGIVRAVDDERRVLVEWREKTPDGHRDHAEWVDTDYIAQGGLSLGYAITGHKSQGLSVQEALVYGPGAQANALYTMLSRDKKESHLFLPLSVYESDADRARAGEPESEREQLDRAVAGLIREIESGTEERMILTELPSTAVPAHIREAVADLPVPRAPGAAEPSHDDAEPEAANLSSRRTPSPSSEVPAPTANRPYAHLSNNALRDAIRKATTATRTTRTAADRAEAKAAHAEQQTAAGAGPAVLAFERHRHDLLTRAEAIREVRAITDAVAQHTAAQEDASERLHQLDQRLAAVGRFGRPVLRGQERVLVEAERVTVHAYEAQMTGELNALNNRLRERAVVAGPDGEHEGVLEGAAVLQRDSMTLVQGAQEKDEQAAVRLRREATKARGMASGAVHREERLRHELENRTGSEPDGTGSRLNRERQRGTGVAHARETYSTSLSTLESDIPPSAQEL